The segment CCCGGGGTCGGGGTAGTCGGGGGCTCCTTCCCGAAGGACGCTGGTAACTCCCTCCAGGAGGGGGGCGTAAACGATGTAGGAGTGGCCCACGATCCAGCCGATGTCGCTGGTGGCCCAGAAGAGGTCGTCGTCCTTTACGTCGAAGAAGGTGCGCAGGTGGTAGGTGGTGCCCACCATGTACCCCCCGTGCACGTGGACCACGCCCTTGGGCTTCCCCGTGGAGCCCGAGGTGTAGAGGATGAAGAGGGGGTGCTCCGCCTCCACCATCTCCGCCCGGGCCTCCGGGGGGCTTCCCCAGAGGAGTTCCTGGAAGTCGTAATGCCCCTCGGGAAGCTCCGCCTGGAAGGCCCGCTGGAACCAGACCACCTTTAGGGGCAGGTCCTGGATGGCCTCTTCCGCGATGGAGCGGAGGTCCACCCCCTTGCCCCGGCGGTAGCTCACATCCCCGGCGATGAGGAGCTTGGCCCCGGCGTCCAGGATGCGTTCCCGCAGGGCGCTCACCCCAAGCCCGGCGTAGACCACGCTGTGGATGGCCCCCAGGTAGGCGGTGGCCAGCATGGCCATCACCCCCTCCAGGGTCAGGGGCATGTAGATCACCACCCGGTCCCCCCGTTCCACCCCCAGGCGCCTGAGCCCCGTGGCCAAGCGCCGCACCCGGTCCAGGAGCTCCCCGTAGGTGAGCTTCTCCTCCCGGCCGTCCTCGGAGAGGTAGAGGAGGGCCACCTTGTTCCTCAGGCCCCTTTCCACATTGCGTTCCAGGGCGTTGTAGACGGCGTTGGTGGTGCCTCCTAAGAACCAGCGGTGCTCGGGAAGGTTCCACTCCAGGACCTTTTCAAAGGGCTTCTCCCAGTGGAACCTCCGGGCCCATTCCCCCCAGAAGCCCTCGGGGTCCTCGAGGCTTCGCCGGTACTCTTCAGGAAAATTCTGGAGATTTGCCTTAAGGCGCACCTCCTCCGGGGCCCAAAGCCGCTTTTCCGCCTTAAGAAGCTTTTGCACCGCCATACTCCTCCTCCAATGCCGAAACATCCCCAGGGTCTACGCCCAGGAGTTCTGCCTTTAGGAGCCGCCTAAGGATCTTGCCGCTTCGGGTACGGGGCAGGCGTTCCACGAAGACGATCCGGGGCGGGGGGACCGGCCCCAGATGCCGCAGGAGGTGGGCCTTGATCTTCTCGGCCAGGAGGGCCTTAAGCTCCTCGGGCACCTCCTTTTTGGGAACCGTAAAGACCACGATCTCCTCACCCTCCTCCCCGGGGATCCCGATGGCGGCTGCCTCCGCCACCTGGGGGTGGGTGAGGGCGGCCGCTTCCACCTCGGCGGTGCCGAGCCGGACCTCCCCCACCTTGATGACCTCCTCGGAGCGACCCAGGATGCGGAAGTAGCCCTCCTCGTCCCAGGTGGCGAGATCCCCCGTCCAGTAGAGCCCGCCCCACCAGGGGCTTTCCCCTCCCAGGAGATCCACCATGTGGGCCGGCCCTGCCCTCAGGAGCACCAGGTGGCCCTTGGCCCCTGGAGGGAGGACCTGGCCTTCCGCGTCCACCACCCTTGCCTCCACCCCCGGCAAGGGGACGCCCACGAAGCCCGGCTTGGCGGGGAGGGTGAGGGGGGTGGCCAGGGCAGGGGCTCCCAGCTCGGTCTGCCACCAGTTGTCCAGGGGCCAGGCCAGGTGCTCCCGGGTCCAGCGCCACACCTCGGGGGCCAAGGCCTCCCCCACGCTCCCCACCAGGCGTAAGGAGGTGGGCCGGGCTTCCCCGTGGCGACGCAGGGTGCGGAGCACCGTGGGGGAGGTGAGGAGCACGTCCACCCCGAACCGCCTCAGTCTTTCGTAGAAGGCGGCGGGGTTGGGGTGGTCCGGCCGGTCCTCCACCAGGAGGCTGGTGCCCCCCAGGAAGAGCGGGGCGTACAGGCCGAAGGAATGTCCCACCACCCAGAAGAGGTCGGCGGTGGTGTGGAACACTTCCCCTGGCTTCAGGTCAAAGAGGTAGCGGAGGGCCCAGCTTACCCCCACCATGTACCCGCCGTGGCCGTGGACCACCCCCTTGGGCCTGCCCGTGGAGCCTGAGGTGTGGAGGATGAAGAGGGGATGCTGGGCGGGAACGGGGACGGCGTCCGCGGGCTTTCCCTCCGAGGCCCTTTCCAGAAACTCTGTGGTGCCCCGGGTGTGCCAGAGCACGGGGAGATCCAACCCCGAAAGGGCTGCCTCCACCACCGGCCTTAAGGGGACGAGCTGGCCCCGGCGGAAGTAGCCGTCGGCGGCCACCAGAAGGCGGGCCTGGCTTTGGAGAAGCCGCTCCCTTAAGGCTTCTGGGCCAAGGCCCACGGGCAGGGCCACGTGCACTGCTCCGATCCGCCCCAAGGCCAGGAGGCTCAAGGCAGCCTCCTGCCCCGTGGGCAGGTAGAGGGCCACCCGGTCCCCCCGCTTCACTCCCAAGGCCTGGAAGACCCCGGCGAGGCGGCGGGAGAGGTCTAGGAGTTCCCGGTAGGTCCACTTTTCCAAGTGCCCATCCCCGTCCAGGGTGATGAGGGCCACCTGCTGGGCCTTTTCGGGCAGGTGGCGGTCTAAGGCGTTTAAGGCGGCGTTGGTGCGCCCTTCGCTGAACCAGGTGTGGGTGGCAGGGTCGTAGACCCTTTCCCAGGGGGTTTCCCAGTGGAATTCCCGGGCGAAGTTGCCGAAGAAGCTTTCGGGATCCTCGAGGCTTGCCCGGTAGGCCCCGGGGTAGTCCCGCAGGTTGGCCCGTTCCTTAAGGGGGCAGGGAGGTTCCACCACCTCCACCTGGAGGCTGGGCTCCAGGGGAGGGGCCAGGCTGGGGGGCTCCGGGGGGCGCAGGTGGGCGGACACCCGGGCCACCTCGGAAAGGGCCCGGGCCAGGCGGCTGAAGGCGAAGGGAAAGCGCCTTGTGGGCACCACCACCCCCAAAGCCCCCAAAAGCTCCCCTCTCGGGCTGAAAAGGGGAGCCGCCAGGGCAGAAAGACCCAGGGCGTACTCCTCCATCTCCGCTGCCAGGCCCGATTCCCGGACCCGGGCCAGTTCCGCTTCCAGGGCCAGGGGATCGGTCAGGGTGTAGGGGGTTCTGGGGACGAGGGGAGGCAGGGGCAGGGCCCCGTAGGACAGAAGAACCTTGCCCAGGGCCAGGGCGTGGGCCTCCTCCGGTAGGGTGTCCCCCAGGGGATGGGGCTGGCCCTGCCGGCCCCGGGTTTTGAGCCGGATCCCTTCCGGGGTCAGAAGGGCCAGGTAGCACCGCTCCCGGGTGCGGAGATAGAGTTCCTCCAGGGCCTCCTCGAGGGGTGTGGTTTCCAGCCGGAGGGGCTTGGCCTGGCCCAGGCGGTACCCCCGCTCCGTCTTCACCGCGAAGCCCTCCTCCGCCAGGCTGTTCAAAAGGGCGTAGGCGGTGGAGAGGCTCTTCCCCAGGAGGCGGGCCACCTCCTTCACCTCCACCCCTTCCGGGTGCTCGGCCAGGTAGGCCAGGATGCGCAGGGCCGCCTGGACCGTGGAGAGGCTCCTCTTCCTGGCCATTTGCGTTTATATTCCGTGGGCTAGGCCCCACCTGTCAAGAAAAGGAAGGTTTGGCAAATGGTGAAAAACCCCCTTTTTCTTGACCCCACCCGGGGGCCAGCCTATCCTTAGAGGCCAAGGGAGGGTATATGGACCGGATCGAAGGCGTTCTCAAGGAAGAGCGGGTGTTCTACCCCAGCGAGGAGTTCCGGAGCAAAGCCCACATCAAGAGCGAGGAAGAGTACCAGCGCCTCTACGAGGAAAGCCTGAAGGACCCCGAGGGCTTCTGGGGACGGGTGGCCTCCGAGCTCCACTGGTTCGAACCCTGGCAGAAGGTGCTGGAGGGGGACCTGCCCCATGCCAAGTGGTTCGTGGGGGGCAAGACCAATCTGTCCTACAATGCCCTGGACCGCCATGTCCAAACCTGGCGGCGCAACAAGGCGGCCCTCATCTGGGAGGGGGAGCCGGGGGAAGAGCGGGTCCTCACCTACCACGACCTCTGGCGGGAGGTGCAGAAGTTCGCCAACGCCCTGAAGCGCCTGGGGGTGCGGAAGGGGGACCGGGTCACCCTCTACCTTCCCATGATCCCTGAGGCGGCCATCGCCATGCTGGCCTCGGCCCGCATCGGGGCGGTGCACTCGGTGGTCTTCGGGGGCTTTTCCAGCGGCGCTTTGGCCGAGCGCATCAAGGACGCAGAGGCCAAGGTGCTCATTACCGCGGACGGGGGCTACCGCCGGGGGCAGGTGGTGCCCCTGAAGCAGAACGCCGACGAGGCCCTTAAGGAGGTCTCCACCGTGGAGCACGTGGTGGTGGTGCGGCGTACCGGGGAGGAGGTCCCCTGGACCCCGGGCCGGGACCACTGGTGGCACGAGCTCATGGAAGCGGTTTCCGATCGGTGCGACCCCGAGCCCATGGAGGCGGAGGAGCCCCTCTTCATCCTCTACACCTCGGGCTCCACCGGGAAGCCCAAGGGGGTCCTGCACACCCTGGGCGGCTACATGACCTACGTCTACCTCACCACCAAGCTGGTCTTCGACCTCAAGGACGAGGACGTCTACTGGTGCACCGCGGACGTGGGCTGGATCACCGGCCACTCCTACGTGGTCTATGGCCCCCTTCTGAACGGGGCCACCACGGTGATGTACGAGGGGGCCCCCAACTGGCCCGAGCCCGACCGCTTCTGGCAGATCGTGGACAAGTACGGGGTGAACATTCTCTACACTGCCCCCACCGCCATCCGCGCCTTCATGAAGTGGGGCGAGGGTTGGCCCTTGAAGCACCGCCTGGACACCCTGCGCCTTTTGGGCACCGTGGGCGAGCCCATTAACCCCGAGGCTTGGCTCTGGTACTACAACGTCATCGGTAAGGGGCGGTGCCCCATCGTGGACACCTGGTGGCAGACGGAGACCGGGGGCATCATGATCACCACCTTGCCCGGGGCGCACCCCATGAAGCCGGGCCACGCGGGGAAGCCCTTCTTCGGGGTGGTGCCGGAGATCCTGGACGCGGAGCACCGCCCCGTGGAGAACCCGGAAGAGGGCGGGCACCTCTGCATCGCCCGCCCCTGGCCCGGCATGCTCCGCACCGTCTGGGGGGACCCGGAGCGCTTCCTGCAACAGTACTTCAGCCAGCACCCCGGTAAGTACTTCACCGGAGACGGGGCCCGGCGGGATCAGGAGGGTTATTACCTGATCCTGGGCCGGGTGGACGACGTCTTGAACGTGGCCGGGCACCGGTTGGGCACCATGGAGATCGAGTCTGCTTTGGTGGCCCACCCCGCGGTGGCCGAGGCGGCGGTGGTGGGCCGCCCCGATCCCCTGAAGGGAGAGGCCATCGTGGCCTTCGTAACCCTGAAGGAGGGGCATGCGCCCTCGGAGGCCCTGCGGGACGAGCTCAAGGCCCACGTGGCCAAGGTGATCGGGCCCATCGCCCGCCCGGACGAGGTGCATTTCACGGATGCCCTGCCCAAGACCCGCTCCGGCAAGATCATGCGCCGCCTCCTGCGGCAGATCGCCGCCGGGGAGCAGGAGATCAAGGGGGATACCTCCACCCTCGAGGACCGCTCGGTGGTGGAGCGCCTCCGGCAGGGGGCCTAGCCCTGGGAAAAGGGGAGGGGCCGGGGAAACCCGGCCCCTTGTTATGCCACCCCACCCTGGCGAGAGCCGGGCGGGGACCTAGGCTATCCGGCCGGGCTCTTGTGCACGTGCACCACCTTCCAGCCCTCGGGGAAGCGCACCGCCACCCGGCTTTCGTTCACCGCCCGGTGCTTTAGCCCCCCTTCCGCCTCCACGGTGAGGAGCAGGGTGTAGGTGAAGATGGCCACCTCCCCGTAGCGCTGGAGGCGCTTTTCCAGGAGGTCTAAACGGTGAGGCCTTCCCGAGGTGGCCCAGTTGTGCTCGATCATGAAGCGGTGGAAGGCCAGGCCATCCAGGCGGTGGGGGGTCACGAACCACTCGTAAAGGGAAAGGTCGGGGTGGGTGGTGGCCTCATAGGTGGCCCAGTCCCCTTGGTAGATGCTGGTCAGGTGTTTTTCCAAAAACTCCCAAAGCTGGGCCTCGGTTTCCATGCCTTACCTCCCCGGCTGATACTCCCCCCACTCCTCCCTGAGCACCCCGCAGACCTCCCCTAGGGTGGCCCGGCGGCGGAAGGCCTCCAGCACGTAGGGGAAAAGGTTCTCGCTTCCCCGGGCCGCCTGGCGGAGGTTTTCCAGGCCGAGCCGGACGCTTTCCCCGTCCCGCCCGGCTTTGAAGGCGGCCAGCTCCCGCTTGCGCCGTTCGTGGAGCTCGGGGTCGATGCGCTGCACCGGGGTGGGCTCGTTCAGGGGGCTCTGGGGATCGGTGAAGCGGTTCACCCCCACGATGACCCGCTTGCCCTCCTCCACCTCCTTCTGGAACTGCCAGGCGGACTCCTCGATGGCCCGGCTGAAGTACCCCGCCTCCACCGCGGCCACCGCGCCCCCCAGGGCGTCGATCTCGGCGATGAGCCTTTCCGCCTCCCGCTCCAGCTCATCGGTGAGGTGTTCCACGTAGAAGCTTCCCCCCAAGGGGTCCACCGCCCGGGTGACCCCGCTTTCAAAGGCCAGGATCTGCTGGGTGCGGAGGGCGAGAAGGGCGCTTTTCTCCGTGGGGAGGCCCAGGGCCTCGTCGTAGGCGTTGGTGTGGAGGCTTTGAGTGCCCCCGAGCACCGCCGCCAGGGCCTGGTAGGCGGTGCGCACCACGTTGTTCAGGGGCTCCTGGGCGGTGAGGGTGGAGCCTCCCGTTTGCGTGTGGAAGCGGAGCATCCAGCTTCTCGGGTCCTTGGCCCCGAACTCCTCCCGCATGATGCGGGCCCAAAGCCTCCTGGCGGCCCGGAACTTGGCCGCCTCCTCAAAGATGTCCCCGTGGGCGGCGAAGAAGAAGGAAAGCCTAGGGGCAAACTCGTCCACCTTGAGGTCCCGTTCCAGGGCCGCCTTCACGTAGGCCTTGCCGTCCGCCAGGGTGAAGGCGATCTCCTGGGCGGCGGTGGCCCCCGCCTCGCGGATGTGGTAGCCGGAGATGGAGATGGTGTTCCACTTGGGCACCCGCTGGGCGCAGAACTCAAAGATATCGGTTACCAGACGCATGGAAGGGCCCGGAGGGTAGATGTAGGTGCCCCGGGCGAAGTACTCCTTGAGGATGTCGTTTTGCACGGTGCCCGAGACCTTGTCCCAAGGTACCCCCTGCTCCTCCGCCACCAGGAGGTAGAGGGCCAGGAGCATCATGGCGGGGGCGTTGATGGTCATGCTGGTGGAGACCCGGTCCAGGGGGATGCCGTCAAAGAGTTTGCGCATGTCCTCGAGGGTGGCGATGGACACCCCCACCCGGCCCACCTCCCCCACGCTCATGGGATGGTCGGGGTCCAGGCCCAGCTGGGTGGGGAGGTCGAAGGCCACGCTGAGGCCCGTCTGGCCCTGGGCGAGGAGGTATCGGTAGCGGGCGTTGGACTCCTCCGCGGTGGAGAAGCCCGCGTACTGCCGCATGGTCCAGAGCCTGTCCAGGTACATCCGGGGGTAGATGCCCCGGGTAAAGGGGTACTCCCCGGGGCGGCCAAGCCTTTCCCGGTAGCCTTCGGGTAGGGACTCAAAGAGACCTTCCATGCCTTAGTTTTACAGGAAAACGCGGACCAGGAGGAGGAAGAGGAATAGCACCCCGAGCACCAGGAAAAGGGGCGGCAACAGGAGGCTGTAGACCGCCAGCACGAGGGCTAGGAAGTCCTTCCAGTCGGGTGGGATGCTGTCCTTCATCCTCCCCTAGCATATTCTTTCCCGAGGCCCAAGGCTACCTTTGGCTTTGGCATCCATGGCTTTACCGGTACATAGCTATACCGTTTTTTGCTAGCATTGGGCCATGGCCCTGTCCAAGAACACCCGCAAGGTGCTCAAGGTGCTGGCACGGCGCGGGGCACCCGAGGTGCTCTTCGCCTTAAGCCGGGGAACCTCCCGCTTCTCCGACCTGGAGTCCTTCCTGGGCCTTTCCCCCCGCACCTTGGCGGAGCGGCTTCGGGAGCTTAACCTCTTGGGCTTCGTGCAGCGGCAGGCTTACCCCGAGGTTCCCCCCCGGGTAGAATACCTCTTGACCCCGCGGGGCAAGCGGGTTTTGGATTTCCTGAGCGAATTGGATGAGATATTGGATACGGTGCAGGAGGGGAAGCGGTGAAAGCGAAAGCCATCGTGGTGACGTCGGGTAAGGGCGGGGTGGGGAAGACCACCACCACCGCCAACCTGGGGGCGGCCTTGGCCAAACTAGGGGAGAAGGTGGTGGTGGTGGACGTGGACGTGGGCCTCAGGAACCTGGATGTGGTCATGGGCCTCGAGGGGCGGGTGGTCTTTGACTTGATCGACGTGCTGGAGGGGCGGGCCAAGGTGCGCCAGGCCTTGATCCGGGATAAGCGCATAGAAAACCTCTTCCTCCTCCCTGCCTCCCAGACCAAGGACAAGGAGGCCCTGGACCCCGCAAAGTTCCGGGAGTTGGTCCACCAGCTTTTGACGGAGGAGGGGTTTGACCGGGTGCTCATCGACTCCCCTGCCGGCATCGAGAAGGGTTTCCAGACCGCTGCCACCCCGGCGGAAGGGGCCTTGGTGGTGGTGAACCCGGAGGTTTCCAGTGTGCGCGACGCCGACCGCATCATCGGCCTCCTCGAGGCACGGGAGATCCGGGAGAACTACCTGGTCATCAACCGCCTAAGGCCCAGGATGGTGGCCCGGGGGGATATGCTCTCCGTAGAGGACGTGGTGGAGATCCTGGGGCTTAAGCCCATCGGCATCATCCCGGAGGACGAGCAGGTGCTCATTTCCACCAACCAGGGCGAGCCTCTGGTGCTGAAGGGGACCAGCCCCGCCGCCATCGCCTACATGGACACCGCCCGCCGCCTTAAGGG is part of the Thermus caldilimi genome and harbors:
- a CDS encoding nuclear transport factor 2 family protein, with protein sequence METEAQLWEFLEKHLTSIYQGDWATYEATTHPDLSLYEWFVTPHRLDGLAFHRFMIEHNWATSGRPHRLDLLEKRLQRYGEVAIFTYTLLLTVEAEGGLKHRAVNESRVAVRFPEGWKVVHVHKSPAG
- a CDS encoding AMP-binding protein, with protein sequence MARKRSLSTVQAALRILAYLAEHPEGVEVKEVARLLGKSLSTAYALLNSLAEEGFAVKTERGYRLGQAKPLRLETTPLEEALEELYLRTRERCYLALLTPEGIRLKTRGRQGQPHPLGDTLPEEAHALALGKVLLSYGALPLPPLVPRTPYTLTDPLALEAELARVRESGLAAEMEEYALGLSALAAPLFSPRGELLGALGVVVPTRRFPFAFSRLARALSEVARVSAHLRPPEPPSLAPPLEPSLQVEVVEPPCPLKERANLRDYPGAYRASLEDPESFFGNFAREFHWETPWERVYDPATHTWFSEGRTNAALNALDRHLPEKAQQVALITLDGDGHLEKWTYRELLDLSRRLAGVFQALGVKRGDRVALYLPTGQEAALSLLALGRIGAVHVALPVGLGPEALRERLLQSQARLLVAADGYFRRGQLVPLRPVVEAALSGLDLPVLWHTRGTTEFLERASEGKPADAVPVPAQHPLFILHTSGSTGRPKGVVHGHGGYMVGVSWALRYLFDLKPGEVFHTTADLFWVVGHSFGLYAPLFLGGTSLLVEDRPDHPNPAAFYERLRRFGVDVLLTSPTVLRTLRRHGEARPTSLRLVGSVGEALAPEVWRWTREHLAWPLDNWWQTELGAPALATPLTLPAKPGFVGVPLPGVEARVVDAEGQVLPPGAKGHLVLLRAGPAHMVDLLGGESPWWGGLYWTGDLATWDEEGYFRILGRSEEVIKVGEVRLGTAEVEAAALTHPQVAEAAAIGIPGEEGEEIVVFTVPKKEVPEELKALLAEKIKAHLLRHLGPVPPPRIVFVERLPRTRSGKILRRLLKAELLGVDPGDVSALEEEYGGAKAS
- the minD gene encoding septum site-determining protein MinD, producing MKAKAIVVTSGKGGVGKTTTTANLGAALAKLGEKVVVVDVDVGLRNLDVVMGLEGRVVFDLIDVLEGRAKVRQALIRDKRIENLFLLPASQTKDKEALDPAKFRELVHQLLTEEGFDRVLIDSPAGIEKGFQTAATPAEGALVVVNPEVSSVRDADRIIGLLEAREIRENYLVINRLRPRMVARGDMLSVEDVVEILGLKPIGIIPEDEQVLISTNQGEPLVLKGTSPAAIAYMDTARRLKGEEVPFRNLEEAQGLFSVIRRLFGGR
- a CDS encoding winged helix-turn-helix transcriptional regulator translates to MALSKNTRKVLKVLARRGAPEVLFALSRGTSRFSDLESFLGLSPRTLAERLRELNLLGFVQRQAYPEVPPRVEYLLTPRGKRVLDFLSELDEILDTVQEGKR
- the acs gene encoding acetate--CoA ligase — translated: MDRIEGVLKEERVFYPSEEFRSKAHIKSEEEYQRLYEESLKDPEGFWGRVASELHWFEPWQKVLEGDLPHAKWFVGGKTNLSYNALDRHVQTWRRNKAALIWEGEPGEERVLTYHDLWREVQKFANALKRLGVRKGDRVTLYLPMIPEAAIAMLASARIGAVHSVVFGGFSSGALAERIKDAEAKVLITADGGYRRGQVVPLKQNADEALKEVSTVEHVVVVRRTGEEVPWTPGRDHWWHELMEAVSDRCDPEPMEAEEPLFILYTSGSTGKPKGVLHTLGGYMTYVYLTTKLVFDLKDEDVYWCTADVGWITGHSYVVYGPLLNGATTVMYEGAPNWPEPDRFWQIVDKYGVNILYTAPTAIRAFMKWGEGWPLKHRLDTLRLLGTVGEPINPEAWLWYYNVIGKGRCPIVDTWWQTETGGIMITTLPGAHPMKPGHAGKPFFGVVPEILDAEHRPVENPEEGGHLCIARPWPGMLRTVWGDPERFLQQYFSQHPGKYFTGDGARRDQEGYYLILGRVDDVLNVAGHRLGTMEIESALVAHPAVAEAAVVGRPDPLKGEAIVAFVTLKEGHAPSEALRDELKAHVAKVIGPIARPDEVHFTDALPKTRSGKIMRRLLRQIAAGEQEIKGDTSTLEDRSVVERLRQGA
- a CDS encoding acetate--CoA ligase, which produces MAVQKLLKAEKRLWAPEEVRLKANLQNFPEEYRRSLEDPEGFWGEWARRFHWEKPFEKVLEWNLPEHRWFLGGTTNAVYNALERNVERGLRNKVALLYLSEDGREEKLTYGELLDRVRRLATGLRRLGVERGDRVVIYMPLTLEGVMAMLATAYLGAIHSVVYAGLGVSALRERILDAGAKLLIAGDVSYRRGKGVDLRSIAEEAIQDLPLKVVWFQRAFQAELPEGHYDFQELLWGSPPEARAEMVEAEHPLFILYTSGSTGKPKGVVHVHGGYMVGTTYHLRTFFDVKDDDLFWATSDIGWIVGHSYIVYAPLLEGVTSVLREGAPDYPDPGAFWQAVEHYRVNVMFTAPTAVRLFMKFGPEWPARYDLSSLRLVAVAGEPLNPEALRWAYQHLVDGGRRGFVADNWWQTELGGPTLGTPLVLPAKPGFAGVALPGVEAAVVDEEGREVPPGQGGLLVLKRPFPHMMRTVWGNHDRYLQYWREVPGNVYAAGDVASRDEDGYFSVLGRADDVLNVAGHRIGTADVESALVSHPAVAEAAVIGVPDPLKGEAIKAFVVLRLGQAPSEELKESLIAHVRRELGPIATPSEIAFLDKLPKTRSGKILRRLLKAQELGKDPGDLSTLEE
- a CDS encoding acyl-CoA mutase large subunit family protein, encoding MEGLFESLPEGYRERLGRPGEYPFTRGIYPRMYLDRLWTMRQYAGFSTAEESNARYRYLLAQGQTGLSVAFDLPTQLGLDPDHPMSVGEVGRVGVSIATLEDMRKLFDGIPLDRVSTSMTINAPAMMLLALYLLVAEEQGVPWDKVSGTVQNDILKEYFARGTYIYPPGPSMRLVTDIFEFCAQRVPKWNTISISGYHIREAGATAAQEIAFTLADGKAYVKAALERDLKVDEFAPRLSFFFAAHGDIFEEAAKFRAARRLWARIMREEFGAKDPRSWMLRFHTQTGGSTLTAQEPLNNVVRTAYQALAAVLGGTQSLHTNAYDEALGLPTEKSALLALRTQQILAFESGVTRAVDPLGGSFYVEHLTDELEREAERLIAEIDALGGAVAAVEAGYFSRAIEESAWQFQKEVEEGKRVIVGVNRFTDPQSPLNEPTPVQRIDPELHERRKRELAAFKAGRDGESVRLGLENLRQAARGSENLFPYVLEAFRRRATLGEVCGVLREEWGEYQPGR